The following are from one region of the Streptomyces fradiae genome:
- a CDS encoding PH domain-containing protein: MSSDTTLPALPVTFRPGRTRAVLLTLGVVMFVVITAVGLILEKLNPGERVSFVFTAALFLGVLVLLSRPKVVADEDGVTVVNITRKRRLAWAEILRVNLRPGDAWVFLDLSDGTSLPALGIQPGIAKEQAIRDARALRALAESRGTGSESR; the protein is encoded by the coding sequence ATGTCCTCCGACACCACCCTCCCCGCCCTCCCGGTCACCTTCCGGCCGGGCCGCACCCGGGCCGTCCTGCTGACCCTCGGCGTGGTGATGTTCGTCGTCATCACGGCGGTCGGGCTGATCCTGGAGAAGCTGAACCCGGGGGAGCGGGTCAGCTTCGTCTTCACCGCCGCGCTCTTCCTCGGCGTCCTGGTGCTGCTCAGCCGCCCCAAGGTGGTCGCCGACGAGGACGGTGTGACGGTCGTCAACATCACCCGGAAGCGACGGCTCGCCTGGGCCGAGATCCTCAGGGTCAATCTGCGCCCCGGCGACGCCTGGGTGTTCCTCGACCTGAGCGACGGCACCAGCCTGCCCGCCCTCGGCATCCAGCCCGGCATCGCCAAGGAGCAGGCCATCCGCGACGCCCGCGCGCTGCGCGCGCTCGCCGAGAGCCGGGGCACCGGCTCCGAGTCCCGCTGA
- the hisG gene encoding ATP phosphoribosyltransferase, with protein MLRIAVPNKGSLSGPAMEMLHEAGYRQRKESKELVTVDPENEVEFFYLRPKDIAIYVASGRLDIGITGRDLLLDSGANAEEILPLNFGRSTFRYATRPGTAKGPADFHGMTIATSYEGIVAKHLAEQGVDASVVHLDGAVETAIQLGVAQIIADVVETGTSLRNAGLEVIGEPILTSEAVVVRRTGAVDDDPKVQQFLRRLQGVLVARSYVMMDYDCRAEHLEQAVALTPGLESPTVSPLHNEGWVAVRAMVPAKEAQKVMDDLYELGARAILTTAIHACRL; from the coding sequence ATGCTGCGCATCGCCGTCCCCAACAAGGGTTCTCTCTCCGGACCTGCGATGGAGATGCTCCATGAGGCGGGCTACCGGCAGCGCAAGGAGTCCAAGGAACTCGTCACCGTCGACCCGGAGAACGAGGTGGAGTTCTTCTACCTCCGCCCCAAGGACATCGCGATCTACGTGGCGTCCGGCCGGCTCGACATCGGCATCACCGGCCGCGACCTGCTCCTGGACTCCGGCGCCAACGCCGAGGAGATCCTGCCGCTGAACTTCGGCCGCTCCACCTTCCGCTACGCCACCCGCCCGGGCACCGCGAAGGGCCCCGCGGACTTCCACGGCATGACGATCGCCACCTCCTACGAGGGCATCGTCGCCAAGCACCTCGCCGAGCAGGGCGTCGACGCCTCCGTCGTGCACCTCGACGGCGCCGTCGAGACCGCGATCCAGTTGGGCGTCGCCCAGATCATCGCGGACGTCGTCGAGACCGGCACCAGCCTGCGCAACGCGGGCCTCGAGGTCATCGGCGAGCCGATCCTCACCTCCGAGGCCGTCGTCGTGCGCCGCACCGGCGCCGTCGACGACGACCCCAAGGTGCAGCAGTTCCTGCGCCGCCTCCAGGGCGTCCTGGTCGCCCGCAGCTACGTGATGATGGACTACGACTGCCGCGCCGAGCACCTGGAGCAGGCGGTCGCCCTCACCCCGGGCCTGGAGTCGCCCACCGTCTCGCCGCTGCACAACGAGGGCTGGGTCGCCGTGCGCGCCATGGTCCCCGCCAAGGAGGCGCAGAAGGTCATGGACGACCTGTACGAGCTCGGCGCCCGCGCCATCCTCACCACGGCCATCCACGCCTGCCGTCTCTGA
- a CDS encoding phosphoribosyl-ATP diphosphatase: MANKTFEELFAELKLKAETGDPATSRTAELVGKGVHAIGKKVVEEAAEVWMAAEYEGKEAAAEEISQLLYHVQVMMVARGISLDDVYAHL, translated from the coding sequence ATGGCGAACAAAACCTTCGAAGAGCTCTTCGCCGAGCTCAAGCTCAAGGCCGAGACCGGCGACCCGGCGACCTCCCGCACCGCGGAACTGGTCGGCAAGGGCGTCCATGCCATCGGCAAGAAGGTCGTCGAGGAGGCCGCCGAGGTCTGGATGGCCGCCGAGTACGAGGGCAAGGAAGCCGCCGCCGAGGAGATCTCGCAGCTGCTGTACCACGTCCAGGTGATGATGGTCGCCCGCGGGATCTCGCTCGACGACGTCTACGCCCACCTCTGA
- the ribH gene encoding 6,7-dimethyl-8-ribityllumazine synthase, with the protein MSGKGAPVLSVKNCGDLRVAVIAAQWHEKIMDGLVDGALRALNELGIEEPTLLRVPGSFELPVVAKVLAQRGYDAVVALGVVIRGGTPHFEYVCQGVTHGLTQVSIDTGVPVGFGVLTVDNEEQALDRAGLEGSSEDKGHEAVTAAVATATILRTVSEPWR; encoded by the coding sequence ATGAGCGGCAAGGGCGCACCCGTCCTCAGCGTGAAGAACTGCGGCGACCTCCGCGTCGCGGTCATCGCGGCCCAGTGGCACGAGAAGATCATGGACGGCCTCGTCGACGGCGCCCTGCGCGCCCTCAACGAGCTCGGCATCGAGGAGCCCACCCTGCTCCGCGTCCCCGGCAGCTTCGAGCTCCCGGTCGTGGCCAAGGTCCTCGCCCAGCGCGGCTACGATGCCGTGGTGGCGCTCGGCGTCGTCATCCGCGGCGGAACGCCGCACTTCGAGTACGTGTGCCAGGGCGTCACCCACGGCCTCACCCAGGTCTCGATCGACACCGGCGTACCCGTCGGATTCGGCGTCCTGACCGTCGACAACGAGGAGCAGGCCCTCGACCGGGCCGGCCTCGAGGGCTCCAGCGAGGACAAGGGCCACGAGGCCGTCACCGCCGCCGTCGCGACCGCGACCATCCTGCGCACGGTCAGCGAACCCTGGCGCTGA
- a CDS encoding bifunctional 3,4-dihydroxy-2-butanone-4-phosphate synthase/GTP cyclohydrolase II, giving the protein MNPLSLWDTSDLSLDPVEQAIADIAAGRPVVVVDDEDRENEGDLVIAAEKATPEVVAFMMSECRGLICAPMEGEELERLRLPQMVDHNTESMQTAFTVSVDASRAHGVTTGISAADRATTLRMLASGEYEPGDFVRPGHIFPLRAKPGGVLVRNGHTEAAVDLARLAGLRPAGAIVEIAGEDGVMLRLPELVPFARKHGLTIISIEDLIAYRRSAEPTVRREAEVRLPTRHGDFTAYGYRSTVDGVEHVALVHGEIGDGADVLVRVHSECLTGDVFHSLRCDCGPQLEASMDRITEAGRGVVVYLRGHEGRGIGLLSKLRAYELQERGRDTLDANLELGLPADARDYAAGAQILADLGVRSLRLMTNNPDKIDALTRHGLTVEGREPMPVQAGEHNLRYLRTKRDRMGHDLPWLDGTAAPTCGNQ; this is encoded by the coding sequence ATGAACCCGCTGTCGCTCTGGGACACCTCCGACCTCTCCCTCGACCCCGTCGAGCAGGCCATCGCGGACATCGCCGCCGGCCGCCCCGTGGTCGTCGTCGACGACGAGGACCGCGAGAACGAGGGCGACCTCGTCATCGCCGCCGAGAAGGCCACCCCCGAGGTCGTCGCCTTCATGATGAGCGAGTGCCGCGGCCTGATCTGCGCCCCCATGGAGGGCGAGGAGCTCGAACGGCTCCGGCTGCCGCAGATGGTCGACCACAACACCGAGTCGATGCAGACCGCCTTCACCGTCTCCGTCGACGCGAGCCGCGCCCACGGCGTCACCACCGGCATCTCCGCCGCCGACCGCGCCACCACCCTGCGCATGCTCGCGAGCGGCGAGTACGAGCCCGGCGACTTCGTGCGCCCCGGCCACATCTTCCCGCTGCGCGCCAAGCCCGGCGGGGTCCTGGTCCGCAACGGGCACACCGAGGCCGCCGTCGACCTCGCCCGGCTCGCCGGACTCCGCCCGGCCGGCGCCATCGTGGAGATCGCCGGCGAGGACGGCGTGATGCTGCGGCTGCCCGAGCTGGTCCCGTTCGCCCGCAAGCACGGCCTGACGATCATCTCCATCGAGGACCTGATCGCCTACCGGCGCTCCGCCGAACCCACCGTGCGCCGCGAGGCCGAGGTCCGGCTGCCCACCCGGCACGGCGACTTCACCGCGTACGGCTACCGCTCCACCGTCGACGGCGTCGAGCACGTCGCCCTCGTCCACGGCGAGATCGGCGACGGCGCCGACGTCCTCGTCCGGGTGCACTCCGAGTGCCTCACCGGCGACGTCTTCCACTCGCTGCGCTGCGACTGCGGCCCCCAGCTGGAAGCCTCCATGGACCGCATCACCGAGGCCGGCCGCGGCGTCGTCGTCTATCTGCGCGGCCACGAGGGCCGCGGCATCGGACTGCTCTCCAAGCTGCGGGCGTACGAGCTCCAGGAGCGCGGCCGCGACACCCTCGACGCCAACCTGGAACTGGGCCTGCCCGCCGACGCCCGCGACTACGCGGCCGGCGCCCAGATCCTGGCCGACCTCGGCGTGCGCAGCCTGCGCCTGATGACCAACAACCCCGACAAGATCGACGCCCTCACCCGGCACGGCCTCACCGTCGAGGGCCGCGAGCCCATGCCGGTCCAGGCGGGCGAGCACAACCTGCGGTACCTGCGCACCAAGCGGGACCGGATGGGCCACGACCTGCCCTGGCTGGACGGCACGGCCGCCCCCACCTGCGGCAACCAGTAA
- a CDS encoding nicotinamide riboside transporter PnuC — protein sequence MNWLNSEAFTLLDQHIIWSDMIGNIFGLVALTLGWRRSVWTWPVQFLAGLILFGAFYGHLTGSAGKQVVVMLVALFGWWQWSRGKGQGTDGHISVRFATWRERGAMIAAAAAGTVAVALLFKAYPSLSWDPWPDAYIFVGTIVAMYAQARGMVEFWFAWLLVDLVGVPLNFANGYAFSGFVYVIYGALVLWGMRDWWLRSRTTAPTLEGARA from the coding sequence GTGAACTGGCTCAACTCCGAGGCGTTCACCCTCCTCGACCAGCACATCATCTGGTCGGACATGATCGGCAACATCTTCGGCCTGGTCGCCCTCACCCTGGGCTGGCGCCGCTCGGTGTGGACCTGGCCCGTCCAGTTCCTGGCCGGTCTCATCCTCTTCGGCGCCTTCTACGGCCACCTCACCGGCAGCGCCGGCAAGCAGGTCGTCGTCATGCTGGTCGCCCTGTTCGGCTGGTGGCAGTGGAGCCGCGGCAAGGGCCAGGGCACGGACGGCCACATCTCCGTGCGCTTCGCCACCTGGCGCGAGCGCGGCGCGATGATCGCCGCTGCCGCGGCGGGCACCGTCGCCGTGGCCCTCCTCTTCAAGGCCTACCCGAGCCTGTCCTGGGACCCCTGGCCCGACGCGTACATCTTCGTCGGCACCATCGTCGCCATGTACGCCCAGGCCCGCGGCATGGTCGAGTTCTGGTTCGCCTGGCTGCTCGTCGACCTCGTCGGCGTCCCGCTGAACTTCGCCAACGGCTACGCCTTCTCCGGCTTCGTCTACGTCATCTACGGCGCGCTCGTCCTCTGGGGCATGCGCGACTGGTGGCTCCGCTCCCGCACCACCGCCCCCACCCTGGAAGGAGCCCGCGCATGA
- a CDS encoding riboflavin synthase, with product MFTGIVEELGEVVAVEQLEDASRFRLRGPLVTEGAQHGDSIAVNGVCLTVVEFGDGEFTADVMAETLKRSSLGALEVGSRVNLERPMAVGGRLGGHIVQGHVDGTGTILDREPSEHWEIVKVGLPAQLARYVVEKGSITVDGVSLTVVEVGDDWFTISLIPTTLALTTLGIKQSGDPVNLEVDVIAKYVERLLGPNGPSNGTPSGPSNGQENVK from the coding sequence GTGTTCACCGGAATCGTCGAAGAGCTGGGCGAGGTCGTCGCCGTCGAGCAGCTGGAAGACGCCTCGCGCTTCCGCCTGCGCGGCCCGCTGGTCACGGAAGGCGCCCAGCACGGCGACTCGATCGCCGTCAACGGCGTCTGTCTCACGGTGGTCGAGTTCGGCGACGGCGAGTTCACCGCCGACGTCATGGCCGAGACCCTCAAGCGCTCCTCGCTCGGCGCCCTGGAGGTCGGCTCCCGGGTCAACCTGGAGCGGCCGATGGCCGTCGGCGGGCGCCTCGGCGGTCACATCGTCCAGGGCCACGTGGACGGCACCGGCACGATCCTCGACCGCGAGCCCTCCGAGCACTGGGAGATCGTCAAGGTCGGCCTGCCCGCGCAGCTCGCCCGCTACGTCGTCGAGAAGGGCTCGATCACGGTCGACGGCGTCAGCCTCACCGTCGTCGAGGTCGGCGACGACTGGTTCACCATCAGCCTCATCCCCACCACCCTCGCGCTGACCACGCTCGGCATCAAGCAGAGCGGCGACCCGGTCAACCTCGAAGTGGACGTCATCGCCAAGTACGTCGAGCGGCTGCTCGGCCCGAACGGGCCCTCGAACGGGACCCCGAGCGGGCCCTCGAACGGACAGGAGAACGTCAAGTGA
- the ribD gene encoding bifunctional diaminohydroxyphosphoribosylaminopyrimidine deaminase/5-amino-6-(5-phosphoribosylamino)uracil reductase RibD → MATQADITAMRRAIALAARGLGSTSPNPVVGCVITDASGHQVGEGWHQRAGGPHAEVHALRAAGVLARGGTAYVTLEPCNHTGRTGPCAQALIEAGIARVVYAVGDPNPQATGGADTLRAAGVEVEQGLLVDEAEAGNLAWLTSVRTGRPFVRWKYAATLDGRIAAADGTSRWISSAESRADVHRLRAEADAVVVGSGTARADDPHLAVRGVEGAVQPLRVVVDTEATAVKPGARVLDDAAPTLIAVAEDAETALEPVVRLPRAATGGLSVPALLDALYARGVRSVLLEGGPTLAGAFLAAGAVDQVVGYLAPVLLGAGPAALADAGITTIAEALRLDVTETVRIGPDLRVTAVPTVPATPKGA, encoded by the coding sequence GTGGCCACCCAGGCCGACATCACCGCCATGCGACGCGCGATCGCGCTCGCCGCCCGCGGTCTCGGCTCCACCAGCCCCAATCCGGTCGTCGGCTGCGTCATCACCGACGCCTCCGGCCACCAGGTCGGCGAGGGCTGGCACCAGCGCGCCGGCGGCCCGCACGCCGAGGTCCACGCCCTGCGCGCGGCCGGTGTCCTGGCCCGCGGCGGCACCGCGTACGTCACCCTCGAACCCTGCAACCACACCGGCCGCACCGGCCCCTGCGCCCAGGCCCTGATCGAGGCCGGGATCGCCCGCGTCGTGTACGCGGTCGGCGACCCGAATCCGCAGGCCACGGGCGGTGCCGACACCCTGCGCGCCGCCGGCGTCGAGGTCGAGCAGGGCCTCCTCGTGGACGAGGCCGAGGCGGGCAACCTGGCCTGGCTCACCTCCGTACGCACCGGCCGCCCCTTCGTGCGCTGGAAGTACGCCGCCACCCTCGACGGCCGGATCGCCGCCGCGGACGGCACCTCCCGCTGGATCAGCTCCGCCGAGTCCCGCGCCGACGTGCACCGGCTGCGCGCCGAGGCCGACGCGGTCGTGGTCGGCTCCGGCACCGCCCGCGCCGACGACCCCCACCTGGCCGTACGGGGCGTGGAGGGCGCCGTCCAGCCGCTCCGCGTGGTCGTCGACACCGAGGCCACCGCCGTCAAGCCCGGCGCCCGGGTCCTGGACGACGCCGCGCCCACCCTGATCGCCGTCGCCGAGGACGCCGAGACCGCGCTCGAACCGGTCGTACGGCTGCCCCGCGCCGCCACCGGCGGGCTCTCCGTCCCCGCCCTCCTGGACGCCCTGTACGCGCGCGGCGTCCGCTCCGTCCTCCTCGAAGGCGGCCCCACCCTCGCGGGCGCCTTCCTCGCCGCGGGCGCCGTCGACCAGGTCGTCGGCTATCTCGCCCCGGTCCTGCTCGGCGCCGGCCCCGCCGCCCTCGCCGACGCCGGAATCACCACCATCGCGGAGGCGTTGCGCCTCGACGTCACCGAGACCGTGCGCATCGGGCCCGACCTCCGCGTCACCGCCGTCCCCACCGTCCCCGCCACCCCCAAGGGAGCCTGA
- a CDS encoding chitinase C-terminal domain-containing protein, which yields MLSPTHKRATLLASGAAVAGLLISSLATGGVSYAADNESCRPDGLYKTPGVDVPYCSVYDSEGREKMGADHQRRVIGYFTGWRTGKNGEPAYLASDIPWDKVTHINYAFGHVGGDNKLSVGTDGPNNAATGMTWPGVAGAEMDPALPYKGHFNLLTKFKKQHPNVKTLISVGGWAETGGYFDDSGNRVNSGGFYSMATNADGSVNQAGIDTFANSAVDFIRKYGFNGVDIDYEYPTTMKDSGNPLDWQLSNARRAGLVQGYAALMKSLREKLDRAGATDGRHYMLTVAAPSSGYLLRGMETFQMQKYLDYVNIMSYDLHGAWNEYVGPNASLFDDGKDAELAAANVYGSAQYGSIGYLNTDWAYHYFRGSMPSGRINIGLPYYTRGFKNVQGGTDGLWGKAATTTCPAGAGLTKCGDGAVGIDNLWHDKDTNGQESPAGSNPMWHAKNLEKGIVGDYVTQYGFPANTTLTGTYARKYDSTLVAPWLWNADKKVFLSTEDEQSVGAKADYVVDRGIGGTMIWELAGDYAWNAAKGQYEMGSTLTSLMYDKFKAATPYGAKKSNKALPTQAVNVGVEFTEFKLGDSNYPITPKLKITNNTATTLPGGTEFQFDYATSAPNNASDQSGFGTKVISSDHTGSNVGGLKGDFHRVSLKLPAWQTLAPGASVDLAFNYYLPVSTPSNWTVNINGTTYALAGDLARGTTTVEPGGSTATPTPTPTTTSPTPTPTTTSPTPTPTPTGGTCTNPAYVAGQVYTGGSVVSHKGHNWKAKWWTQNEEPGTTGDWGVWQDLGAC from the coding sequence GTGTTGTCCCCCACCCACAAGAGAGCGACGCTGCTCGCGTCCGGTGCAGCCGTCGCCGGGCTGCTGATCAGCTCCCTCGCCACCGGCGGCGTCTCGTACGCGGCCGACAACGAGAGCTGTCGCCCCGACGGCCTCTACAAGACGCCCGGCGTCGACGTCCCGTACTGCTCGGTGTACGACTCCGAGGGCCGCGAGAAGATGGGCGCCGACCACCAGCGCCGGGTCATCGGCTACTTCACGGGCTGGCGCACCGGGAAGAACGGCGAGCCCGCCTACCTCGCCTCCGACATCCCGTGGGACAAGGTCACCCACATCAACTACGCCTTCGGCCACGTCGGCGGCGACAACAAGCTCTCCGTGGGCACGGACGGCCCGAACAACGCGGCCACCGGGATGACCTGGCCCGGTGTCGCGGGCGCCGAGATGGACCCGGCACTCCCCTACAAGGGCCATTTCAACCTGCTCACCAAGTTCAAGAAGCAGCACCCGAACGTGAAGACGCTGATCTCGGTCGGCGGCTGGGCGGAGACCGGCGGCTACTTCGACGACAGCGGCAACCGGGTGAACTCCGGCGGCTTCTACTCGATGGCCACCAACGCCGACGGTTCGGTCAACCAGGCCGGGATCGACACGTTCGCGAACTCGGCCGTCGACTTCATCCGGAAGTACGGGTTCAACGGCGTCGACATCGACTACGAGTACCCGACCACGATGAAGGACTCGGGCAACCCGCTCGACTGGCAGCTCTCCAACGCGCGCCGGGCCGGCCTCGTCCAGGGCTACGCGGCCCTGATGAAGTCGCTGCGCGAGAAGCTCGACCGGGCCGGCGCCACCGACGGCAGGCACTACATGCTGACCGTCGCCGCGCCCTCCTCCGGCTATCTGCTGCGCGGCATGGAGACCTTCCAGATGCAGAAGTATCTGGACTACGTCAACATCATGTCCTACGACCTGCACGGCGCCTGGAACGAGTACGTCGGCCCGAACGCCTCGCTGTTCGACGACGGCAAGGACGCCGAGCTCGCCGCCGCCAACGTCTACGGCAGCGCGCAGTACGGCTCCATCGGCTACCTCAACACCGACTGGGCCTACCACTACTTCCGCGGCTCGATGCCGTCCGGCCGGATCAACATCGGCCTGCCGTACTACACCCGCGGCTTCAAGAACGTGCAGGGCGGCACCGACGGTCTGTGGGGCAAGGCCGCCACGACCACCTGCCCGGCCGGCGCGGGCCTGACCAAGTGCGGCGACGGCGCCGTCGGCATCGACAACCTGTGGCACGACAAGGACACCAACGGGCAGGAGTCGCCCGCCGGTTCCAACCCGATGTGGCACGCCAAGAACCTCGAGAAGGGGATCGTCGGCGACTACGTCACCCAGTACGGCTTCCCCGCGAACACCACGCTCACCGGCACCTACGCCCGCAAGTACGACTCGACGCTGGTCGCGCCGTGGCTGTGGAACGCCGACAAGAAGGTCTTCCTCTCCACCGAGGACGAGCAGTCGGTCGGCGCCAAGGCCGACTACGTGGTCGACCGCGGCATCGGCGGCACCATGATCTGGGAGCTGGCCGGCGACTACGCCTGGAACGCGGCCAAGGGCCAGTACGAGATGGGCTCCACGCTCACCTCGCTGATGTACGACAAGTTCAAGGCCGCCACCCCCTACGGCGCCAAGAAGTCGAACAAGGCGCTGCCGACCCAGGCCGTGAACGTGGGCGTGGAGTTCACCGAGTTCAAGCTCGGCGACTCCAACTACCCGATCACCCCGAAGCTGAAGATCACCAACAACACCGCCACCACGCTGCCCGGCGGCACGGAGTTCCAGTTCGACTACGCCACCTCGGCCCCGAACAACGCCTCCGACCAGTCCGGCTTCGGCACCAAGGTGATCAGCAGCGACCACACGGGCAGCAACGTGGGCGGTCTGAAGGGCGACTTCCACCGGGTCTCCCTGAAGCTCCCGGCCTGGCAGACGCTCGCCCCGGGCGCCTCCGTGGACCTGGCGTTCAACTACTACCTGCCGGTGTCGACCCCGTCGAACTGGACGGTGAACATCAACGGCACGACGTACGCGCTCGCCGGTGACCTGGCGCGCGGCACGACGACGGTGGAGCCGGGGGGCTCGACCGCCACCCCGACGCCGACGCCGACCACCACGTCGCCGACCCCGACCCCGACCACCACCTCGCCGACCCCCACGCCGACGCCGACCGGCGGCACCTGCACCAACCCGGCGTACGTGGCCGGCCAGGTCTACACCGGCGGATCGGTCGTCTCGCACAAGGGCCACAACTGGAAGGCCAAGTGGTGGACCCAGAACGAGGAGCCGGGCACGACCGGCGACTGGGGCGTCTGGCAGGACCTCGGCGCCTGCTAG
- a CDS encoding ROK family transcriptional regulator: MAASPSTARAINDRLALRLLQDEGPLTATQLKTLTGLSRPTVADLVERLSGSGLVHVVGETGAERRGPNAKLYGIVADRAHLAALDVRTRSVSVVVADLLGTTLAEAAAPVGETGGTGAAVEQAVRLLEQAAREAGADRLHTVAVGAPGLIDPATGELRDSTGLPAWHRRLIGVLQERLPARVLVENETNLAAVAELRAGAARDRDDFVLLWLGQGVGAAVVLDGRLRRGASGGAGEIGFLPVPMTSGLPSATGCDGGFHELACVSAVRALAAAHGLDPATALGSGHGPFLDALAQRLAVGAAAVAAVLDPGCVVLAGETGHQGGPELAARVEHALAGLSPLRTEVRATALGDAAVLRGALLRARDAAQDELFP, encoded by the coding sequence ATGGCCGCATCCCCGAGCACCGCACGGGCCATCAACGACCGGCTCGCCCTGCGACTGCTCCAGGACGAGGGCCCGTTGACGGCCACCCAGCTGAAGACGCTCACCGGACTGTCCCGCCCCACCGTCGCCGACCTCGTCGAGCGGCTCAGCGGTTCCGGACTCGTGCACGTCGTCGGCGAGACCGGCGCCGAGCGCCGCGGCCCCAACGCCAAGCTCTACGGGATCGTCGCCGACCGGGCCCACCTCGCCGCCCTCGACGTGCGCACCCGCTCCGTCTCCGTCGTCGTCGCCGACCTCCTCGGCACCACCCTCGCCGAGGCCGCGGCCCCCGTCGGCGAGACCGGCGGCACCGGCGCCGCCGTCGAGCAGGCCGTACGGCTCCTGGAACAGGCCGCGCGGGAGGCCGGCGCCGACCGGCTGCACACGGTCGCCGTCGGCGCGCCCGGCCTCATCGACCCGGCCACCGGCGAACTGCGCGACTCCACCGGACTGCCCGCCTGGCACCGCCGGCTCATCGGCGTCCTCCAGGAACGGCTGCCCGCCCGGGTCCTGGTCGAGAACGAGACCAACCTCGCCGCCGTCGCCGAACTGCGCGCGGGCGCGGCCCGCGACCGCGACGACTTCGTGCTGCTCTGGCTGGGCCAGGGGGTCGGCGCGGCCGTCGTCCTCGACGGACGGCTGCGCCGCGGCGCCTCCGGCGGCGCCGGCGAGATCGGCTTCCTGCCCGTGCCCATGACCTCCGGGCTGCCCTCGGCCACCGGCTGCGACGGCGGCTTCCACGAGCTGGCCTGCGTTTCCGCCGTCCGGGCCCTGGCCGCCGCCCACGGCCTCGACCCGGCCACCGCGCTCGGCTCCGGCCACGGCCCCTTCCTCGACGCCCTCGCCCAGCGCCTCGCGGTCGGCGCGGCGGCCGTCGCCGCCGTCCTCGACCCGGGCTGCGTGGTCCTGGCCGGCGAGACCGGCCACCAGGGCGGCCCGGAGCTCGCCGCCCGCGTCGAGCACGCCCTCGCCGGGCTCTCGCCGCTGCGCACCGAGGTCCGCGCCACCGCGCTCGGCGACGCGGCGGTGCTGCGGGGCGCGCTGCTGCGGGCCCGCGACGCGGCGCAGGACGAGCTCTTCCCGTAA
- a CDS encoding MFS transporter — translation MAAETVFTTERLRRARYAVAAVFCVHGAVTGSFATRIPWIQEHADVSAGQLGLALAFPAIGASLAMPLAGAVSHRFGARTALRGLLALWTLALTLPSLAPNVYGLCAALFVFGATAGMSDVAMNALGVETENRLGRSIMSSLHGMWSVGALLGSAAGTLAAHLGGDARIHHLIAALVLTALGLAACQGVLDLHSAPEEEAPPRFALPPKSALVIGAIGFCGVFAEGASLDWSAVYLKEELGSSAGLAAACTTAFTLTMAVARLVGDRVVDRFGAVRTVRVGGATATLGGLLVVAAPHAAVAMAGFGLIGLGVAVVVPLAFAAAGRSGPNPSQAIAGVATITYTSGLIAPSAIGGIADATSLVFSFGLVTLLTFGLVLGAGVLRSAGRTKSAAAAAGTPEKVG, via the coding sequence ATGGCGGCAGAGACCGTCTTCACCACCGAGCGGCTGCGGCGGGCCCGGTACGCCGTCGCCGCCGTCTTCTGCGTGCACGGCGCGGTCACCGGCAGCTTCGCCACCCGGATCCCGTGGATCCAGGAGCACGCGGACGTCAGTGCCGGGCAGCTCGGCCTCGCCCTGGCCTTCCCCGCGATCGGCGCCTCACTGGCGATGCCGCTGGCCGGGGCGGTCAGCCACCGCTTCGGCGCCCGCACCGCGCTGCGCGGGCTGCTCGCGCTGTGGACGCTCGCCCTGACGCTGCCCTCGCTCGCGCCGAACGTCTACGGCCTGTGCGCGGCGCTCTTCGTCTTCGGCGCCACCGCCGGCATGTCCGACGTCGCCATGAACGCCCTCGGCGTGGAGACCGAGAACCGGCTCGGCCGCTCGATCATGTCCAGCCTGCACGGCATGTGGAGCGTGGGCGCCCTGCTCGGCTCGGCGGCCGGCACCCTCGCCGCCCACCTCGGCGGCGACGCCCGGATCCACCATCTGATCGCCGCCCTGGTCCTCACCGCGCTCGGGCTCGCCGCCTGCCAGGGCGTGCTCGACCTGCACAGCGCACCCGAGGAGGAAGCCCCGCCGCGCTTCGCGCTGCCGCCGAAGTCCGCGCTGGTCATCGGCGCCATCGGGTTCTGCGGGGTGTTCGCCGAGGGCGCCAGCCTGGACTGGTCGGCGGTCTACCTCAAGGAGGAACTGGGCAGCTCGGCCGGGCTCGCCGCCGCCTGCACCACCGCCTTCACGCTCACCATGGCCGTGGCGCGCCTGGTCGGCGACCGTGTGGTGGACCGCTTCGGCGCGGTGCGCACGGTACGGGTCGGGGGCGCGACCGCGACCCTGGGCGGGCTGCTCGTGGTGGCCGCCCCGCACGCGGCGGTCGCGATGGCCGGATTCGGGCTGATCGGCCTGGGCGTCGCGGTGGTCGTCCCGCTCGCCTTCGCCGCCGCCGGGCGCAGCGGCCCGAACCCCAGCCAGGCCATCGCGGGCGTCGCCACCATCACGTACACCTCGGGGCTCATCGCCCCCTCGGCGATCGGCGGCATCGCCGACGCGACCTCGCTGGTGTTCTCCTTCGGCCTGGTGACCCTGCTCACCTTCGGCCTGGTGCTCGGCGCGGGCGTGCTGCGGTCCGCGGGCCGCACGAAGTCCGCGGCGGCCGCGGCGGGCACACCCGAAAAGGTCGGCTGA